One segment of Neisseria mucosa DNA contains the following:
- the lepB gene encoding signal peptidase I — translation MSINLTLGAIVVLLAGLFLNFKSSKERQENGEWSSGLQWSYLLCMVGVFGILSEFMSFTAVLLVFVVFTGIVWAIHKGRLKKSETGEDNAHFTDYMGGFFPIILVIFVLRSFIAEPFQIPSSSMRPGLVKGDFILVNKFSYGIRLPILNKVVIPVGNIARGDVVVFNYPLQPEMNYIKRIVGIPGDVVEYRDKVLTVNGEIISEKPNGNYQYADDTDPSMIHTLERFQTALNGKNFDVVKEAGQPSVSIAVLNKYTSEVMPESNYSLEKSGLENCEYAEDGNGFICKVPEGRYFAMGDNRDNSADSRYWGFVDDKLIVGKAFFVWMNLGELSRIGTSIQ, via the coding sequence ATGAGTATAAATCTGACTTTAGGCGCAATCGTTGTGCTGTTGGCCGGCTTGTTCCTTAACTTCAAAAGCAGCAAAGAGCGTCAGGAAAACGGCGAATGGAGCTCCGGCCTGCAATGGAGTTATCTCCTGTGCATGGTCGGCGTATTTGGTATTTTGTCCGAATTTATGAGCTTTACCGCCGTATTGCTGGTGTTTGTCGTGTTTACCGGTATTGTTTGGGCAATCCATAAAGGCCGTCTGAAAAAAAGCGAGACCGGCGAAGACAATGCGCATTTTACCGACTACATGGGCGGCTTTTTCCCCATCATCTTGGTTATCTTTGTGTTGCGCAGCTTTATTGCCGAGCCATTCCAAATTCCGTCCAGTTCCATGCGTCCTGGCTTGGTCAAAGGCGATTTTATCTTGGTGAACAAATTTTCTTACGGTATCCGCCTGCCGATTTTGAATAAGGTCGTTATTCCAGTCGGCAACATTGCCCGAGGCGATGTCGTGGTGTTCAATTACCCGCTCCAGCCTGAGATGAATTACATCAAACGTATCGTCGGTATTCCGGGCGACGTTGTGGAATACCGTGATAAGGTTTTGACTGTTAACGGTGAAATTATTTCCGAAAAACCAAATGGTAATTATCAATACGCAGATGATACCGATCCGTCTATGATTCATACGCTTGAGCGTTTTCAGACGGCCTTGAACGGCAAAAATTTTGACGTGGTCAAGGAGGCCGGTCAGCCTTCCGTATCTATTGCCGTATTGAACAAATACACCTCCGAAGTGATGCCTGAAAGCAATTACTCGCTTGAAAAAAGTGGTTTGGAAAATTGCGAATACGCAGAAGACGGCAATGGCTTTATCTGTAAAGTCCCAGAAGGCCGTTATTTCGCGATGGGTGACAACCGCGACAACAGTGCCGATTCTCGTTACTGGGGATTTGTCGATGACAAGTTGATTGTCGGTAAAGCCTTCTTTGTTTGGATGAATTTGGGCGAACTCAGCCGTATCGGTACCAGTATCCAATAA
- a CDS encoding Maf family protein, which produces MNAIYLASGSPRRREILENLGFTVHRLPADIDETPKEGEAAVEYVRRMACEKNQAAVAQWFAAHDEEPEFAVLTADTTVADGAAILGKPESEADAVDMLERLSGRTHQVLTAVCVYWQGVCHDVVQTSEVRFKTLTAEEVAAYVASGEPMDKAGAYGIQGLGGVFVEHLQGSFTGVMGLPVYETAQLLKSLGLEAPPFA; this is translated from the coding sequence ATGAACGCAATTTATCTGGCTTCGGGCAGCCCGCGCCGTCGTGAGATTTTGGAGAATTTGGGTTTCACGGTACACCGCCTTCCTGCGGATATTGATGAAACCCCTAAAGAAGGCGAAGCCGCGGTAGAGTATGTGCGCCGTATGGCCTGCGAGAAAAATCAGGCGGCGGTGGCGCAATGGTTTGCAGCTCATGACGAAGAGCCTGAGTTTGCTGTATTGACGGCGGATACGACGGTGGCGGATGGTGCGGCTATTTTGGGTAAGCCGGAATCCGAGGCGGATGCGGTCGATATGCTGGAACGCTTGTCCGGACGGACGCATCAGGTGCTGACGGCTGTATGCGTTTACTGGCAAGGCGTGTGTCATGATGTGGTGCAGACGAGCGAAGTGCGATTTAAAACGTTGACGGCTGAGGAAGTCGCAGCCTATGTTGCCAGCGGCGAGCCGATGGACAAAGCCGGTGCGTATGGGATTCAGGGCTTGGGCGGCGTATTTGTCGAGCATTTGCAGGGCAGTTTCACCGGCGTGATGGGGTTGCCGGTTTATGAGACCGCGCAACTACTGAAATCTTTGGGTTTGGAAGCGCCGCCGTTTGCTTAA
- a CDS encoding amino acid ABC transporter ATP-binding protein, with protein sequence MIKFKNVHKHFKDLHVINGVNLEVKQGEVVVVCGPSGSGKSTLIRTVNQLERIESGEIWVDGINVADPKTDLNKVREEVGFVFQGFNLYPHLTVLENIILSPMKVKNQSREEAEKKAMELLERVGLAHKKDALPGQLSGGQQQRVAIARGLAMEPRVMLFDEPTSALDPEMVGEVLKVMKDLAESGMTMMCVTHEMGFAREVADRVIFVDKGQILEDETPEEFFTNPKHERAKQFLQQVMTH encoded by the coding sequence ATGATTAAATTCAAAAATGTACACAAACATTTTAAAGATTTGCACGTTATCAACGGCGTGAATCTGGAAGTCAAACAAGGCGAAGTGGTCGTTGTATGCGGCCCTTCAGGCAGTGGCAAATCGACGCTGATTCGTACGGTAAACCAACTTGAGCGCATTGAAAGCGGCGAGATTTGGGTGGACGGCATCAATGTTGCTGATCCGAAAACCGATTTGAACAAAGTGCGTGAAGAAGTAGGTTTTGTGTTCCAAGGGTTCAATCTGTATCCGCATTTGACTGTCTTGGAGAACATTATTCTTTCTCCGATGAAAGTAAAAAACCAAAGCCGTGAAGAGGCGGAAAAGAAAGCAATGGAGCTTTTGGAACGCGTCGGCTTGGCGCATAAAAAAGACGCGCTGCCCGGCCAGCTTTCCGGCGGTCAGCAGCAGCGTGTGGCGATTGCACGCGGTTTGGCGATGGAGCCGCGCGTGATGTTGTTTGACGAGCCGACTTCCGCGCTTGACCCTGAAATGGTCGGCGAAGTATTAAAAGTGATGAAAGACTTGGCGGAAAGCGGCATGACGATGATGTGTGTAACCCATGAAATGGGTTTTGCACGCGAAGTCGCCGATCGTGTGATTTTTGTCGATAAAGGCCAGATTCTGGAAGACGAAACGCCGGAAGAGTTTTTTACCAATCCGAAACACGAGCGTGCCAAACAGTTCCTGCAACAGGTGATGACACATTAA
- a CDS encoding gamma carbonic anhydrase family protein — protein sequence MANPIRAFLDYVPSVDKSCFIDETSVVIGEVSLAEDVSVWPYAVLRGDVNSISIGKRSNVQDGSVLHVSHKNAAKPDGSPLIIGDDVTIGHKVMLHGCRIGNRVLVGMGSIILDDTVVEDDVMIGAGSLVPPRKRLESGFLYVGSPVRQVRPLTDEEKAFLTYSAAHYVRLSGQHKISK from the coding sequence ATGGCAAACCCTATTCGTGCGTTTCTGGATTATGTGCCGTCGGTTGATAAGTCTTGTTTTATAGATGAGACTTCGGTTGTGATTGGCGAAGTGTCGCTGGCGGAAGATGTATCCGTTTGGCCTTATGCCGTATTGCGTGGCGATGTGAACAGCATTTCTATCGGCAAGCGCAGCAATGTGCAGGACGGCAGTGTTTTGCACGTGTCGCATAAGAATGCGGCGAAGCCTGACGGTTCGCCTTTGATTATCGGCGATGATGTGACGATTGGGCATAAGGTCATGCTGCATGGCTGCCGAATTGGGAATCGTGTGTTGGTGGGCATGGGGTCGATTATTTTGGACGATACGGTTGTCGAAGATGATGTGATGATAGGCGCGGGCAGTTTGGTGCCGCCGCGCAAGCGATTGGAAAGCGGTTTTTTATACGTCGGCTCGCCTGTGAGACAAGTGCGTCCGCTGACGGATGAGGAAAAGGCATTTTTGACGTATTCGGCTGCACATTATGTCCGCCTGTCTGGTCAGCATAAAATTTCAAAATAA
- the lepA gene encoding translation elongation factor 4 produces the protein MKNIRNFSIIAHIDHGKSTLADRFIQYCGGLDLREMSTQVLDSMDIEKERGITIKAQTAALNYKARDGQVYQLNLIDTPGHVDFSYEVSRSLSACEGALLVVDASQGVEAQTVANCYTAIDLGVEVVPVLNKIDLPAADPERVEQEIEDIIGIDAVGAVQCSAKSGIGVEDVLEEIVAKIPAPTGDENAPLQAVIVDSWFDNYVGVVMLIRVKNGTIKLKDKVRFMSTKAETQVEQLGVFTPKSVQKQELKAGEVGFLITGVKELGQAKVGDTVTLVANPASEPLPGFQEVQSQVFAGLYPVESHDYEALRDALEKLQLNDASLKFEPEVSQALGFGFRCGFLGLLHLEIVQERLEREFDMDLITTAPTVVYEVVLKSGEKIEVENPSKLPDIGSIETILEPIITATILVPQEYVGNVMTLCNQKRGVQVNMQYMGRQVMLTYDLPMNEVVMDFFDKLKSTSRGYASLDYHFKEFQPSDLIKLDIMVNGEKVDALSLIVHRQSAVHRGRELASKMRELIPRQMFDIAVQAAIGSQIIARENVKALRKNVLAKCYGGDITRKKKLLEKQKAGKRRMKQVGNVEIPQSAFLAILQVSDK, from the coding sequence ATGAAAAACATACGGAATTTCTCCATCATTGCCCACATCGACCACGGCAAATCGACGCTTGCTGACCGTTTTATCCAATACTGCGGCGGTTTGGATTTGCGCGAAATGAGTACGCAGGTGCTCGACTCCATGGACATCGAAAAAGAGCGCGGCATTACCATTAAAGCGCAAACCGCCGCGCTCAACTATAAAGCACGCGACGGGCAGGTGTATCAGCTCAATCTGATTGATACTCCGGGACACGTCGACTTCTCTTACGAAGTCTCCCGTTCGCTGTCTGCCTGCGAAGGTGCGCTTTTGGTCGTTGACGCGTCTCAAGGCGTAGAAGCGCAAACCGTGGCGAACTGCTATACCGCGATTGATTTGGGCGTGGAAGTCGTGCCCGTTTTGAACAAAATCGACCTGCCCGCCGCCGACCCCGAACGCGTGGAACAGGAAATCGAAGACATCATCGGCATCGATGCCGTCGGCGCGGTGCAATGTTCTGCCAAAAGCGGCATCGGCGTGGAAGACGTTTTGGAAGAAATCGTTGCCAAAATCCCTGCGCCGACCGGTGATGAAAATGCGCCGTTGCAAGCGGTTATTGTCGATTCATGGTTTGACAACTACGTCGGCGTGGTCATGCTGATCCGTGTGAAAAACGGCACCATCAAGCTGAAAGACAAAGTACGCTTTATGAGCACCAAGGCGGAAACTCAGGTCGAGCAGTTGGGCGTATTCACACCGAAATCGGTTCAAAAACAAGAACTCAAAGCCGGCGAAGTGGGCTTTTTGATTACCGGCGTGAAAGAATTGGGACAGGCGAAAGTCGGCGATACGGTTACTTTGGTTGCCAACCCTGCCTCTGAGCCGCTGCCCGGTTTCCAAGAAGTACAAAGCCAAGTATTCGCGGGTCTCTATCCTGTGGAAAGTCACGACTACGAAGCCTTGCGCGATGCTTTGGAAAAATTGCAGCTGAACGATGCTTCATTGAAATTCGAGCCTGAAGTTTCTCAGGCATTGGGTTTCGGCTTCCGCTGCGGTTTCTTGGGCCTGCTGCACTTGGAAATCGTGCAGGAACGCTTGGAGCGCGAGTTTGACATGGATTTGATTACCACCGCGCCGACGGTGGTTTACGAAGTCGTGTTGAAAAGCGGCGAAAAAATCGAAGTTGAAAACCCTTCCAAACTGCCCGACATCGGCAGCATCGAAACCATTCTCGAGCCGATTATTACCGCGACCATTCTTGTGCCGCAGGAGTATGTCGGCAACGTCATGACTTTGTGTAACCAAAAGCGCGGCGTGCAGGTCAATATGCAGTACATGGGCCGTCAAGTCATGCTGACTTATGATTTGCCGATGAACGAAGTCGTGATGGACTTTTTCGACAAACTCAAATCCACTTCGCGCGGCTATGCCTCGTTGGACTACCATTTCAAAGAGTTCCAGCCGTCTGATTTGATTAAGCTCGACATCATGGTCAACGGCGAAAAAGTCGATGCCTTGAGCCTGATTGTGCACCGTCAAAGCGCGGTTCACCGAGGCCGCGAACTGGCATCAAAAATGCGCGAACTGATTCCGCGCCAAATGTTCGATATCGCCGTCCAAGCCGCCATTGGCAGCCAGATTATCGCCCGCGAAAACGTCAAAGCCCTGCGTAAAAACGTTTTGGCGAAATGTTACGGCGGCGATATTACGCGTAAGAAAAAACTTCTCGAAAAACAAAAAGCAGGTAAGCGCCGCATGAAACAAGTGGGCAACGTGGAAATTCCGCAAAGCGCATTCTTGGCGATTCTGCAAGTGAGTGATAAATAA
- the rsmA gene encoding 16S rRNA (adenine(1518)-N(6)/adenine(1519)-N(6))-dimethyltransferase RsmA — translation MKEHKARKRFGQNFLQDTRIISDIVNAVRPQPDDIVIEIGPGLAAITEPLAKKLNCLHVCEIDRDIVRRLKTLPFADKLVIHEGDVLQFDFNSIEGKKKIVGNLPYNISTPLLFRLSEVADDVIDMHFMLQKEVVERMVAQPKTNDYGRLGVMLQYFFDMEMLIEVPPESFDPAPKVDSAVVRMIPVKHRIGKAEDFEHFAKLVKLAFHQRRKTIRNNLKELADDDDLQAVGINPQDRAEHIAAEKYVELSNYLVQKAV, via the coding sequence ATGAAAGAACATAAGGCCCGGAAACGCTTCGGGCAGAATTTTTTGCAGGATACGCGGATTATTAGCGATATTGTCAACGCGGTCAGACCGCAGCCCGATGATATCGTGATTGAAATCGGCCCGGGCTTGGCAGCCATTACCGAGCCTTTGGCGAAAAAACTCAACTGCCTGCATGTCTGCGAAATCGACCGCGACATCGTACGCCGTCTGAAAACCTTGCCGTTTGCAGATAAATTGGTGATACACGAAGGCGATGTATTGCAGTTTGATTTCAACAGCATTGAAGGCAAGAAAAAAATTGTCGGCAACCTGCCGTACAATATTTCCACGCCGCTTTTGTTCCGATTAAGCGAAGTGGCGGACGATGTGATCGATATGCACTTTATGCTGCAAAAAGAAGTGGTCGAACGCATGGTGGCGCAGCCGAAAACCAACGACTATGGTCGTCTGGGCGTGATGCTGCAATATTTCTTCGATATGGAAATGTTGATTGAAGTACCGCCCGAGTCCTTTGATCCTGCGCCGAAAGTAGATTCGGCCGTTGTGCGCATGATTCCGGTGAAACACCGCATCGGTAAAGCGGAAGATTTTGAACACTTCGCCAAACTGGTGAAACTGGCTTTCCATCAGCGCCGCAAAACCATACGCAATAATTTGAAGGAACTTGCCGACGATGATGATTTGCAGGCAGTCGGTATCAATCCGCAGGACAGGGCAGAACACATTGCCGCTGAGAAATATGTGGAATTGAGCAATTATCTGGTTCAAAAGGCCGTCTGA
- a CDS encoding DMT family transporter, giving the protein METRSGNYAAPLLVVGCVVFGLGSLIVKFVDVGSYAIAFWRLLIAAPIFFLLGRFFRQKIPTKRKTVGYAILSGVFLAFDLALWHESIHAVGPGISTLLNSLQIFFLAAIGFFFYSERLSTLQILSLILATIGVALIGSPEFGHNDNAAWGFVSGVVSGAMLALSMVFVRKTHEQEKVGLFPLMMILSFGGAMALVIPSLLFDATHLYPKTLNDAILVSIYGIVMQCFAWALIAYAIPLLSLSLTGLLLLSEPVAAMLIDYFWLDKPINIVQWGGTTLTLLAIYLGSLKDKK; this is encoded by the coding sequence ATGGAGACACGTTCGGGAAATTATGCAGCGCCCCTATTGGTCGTCGGCTGCGTCGTCTTCGGCTTGGGCAGTTTGATCGTCAAATTTGTCGATGTCGGCTCTTACGCCATCGCATTCTGGCGTTTGCTGATTGCCGCCCCCATATTCTTCCTGCTCGGGCGTTTTTTCAGACAAAAAATACCCACGAAAAGAAAAACGGTTGGCTACGCAATCTTATCCGGCGTTTTCCTCGCATTCGACCTCGCCCTTTGGCACGAAAGCATTCACGCCGTAGGCCCCGGCATTTCCACCTTGCTCAACAGCCTGCAGATTTTCTTTTTAGCCGCCATCGGCTTCTTCTTTTATTCAGAACGTCTAAGCACCTTACAAATTTTAAGTTTGATATTAGCCACCATAGGCGTAGCCTTAATCGGCAGCCCAGAGTTCGGTCATAACGACAACGCCGCATGGGGATTTGTCAGCGGCGTAGTATCCGGCGCCATGCTGGCCCTGTCTATGGTCTTCGTACGCAAAACCCATGAGCAGGAAAAAGTAGGTTTGTTTCCGCTGATGATGATTTTAAGCTTCGGTGGCGCAATGGCGCTGGTCATCCCATCGCTGCTATTCGATGCCACCCATCTTTACCCCAAAACTTTAAACGATGCGATTCTAGTCTCCATCTACGGCATCGTTATGCAATGCTTCGCTTGGGCATTGATTGCTTACGCCATCCCGCTTTTATCCTTGTCACTGACCGGCCTACTACTGCTCTCCGAACCAGTCGCCGCCATGTTGATCGATTATTTCTGGTTGGATAAACCGATTAATATCGTCCAATGGGGTGGCACCACTTTGACTTTATTGGCAATTTATTTAGGTTCGTTAAAAGACAAAAAATAG
- a CDS encoding 5'-methylthioadenosine/adenosylhomocysteine nucleosidase, whose protein sequence is MSVQTIAVVGAMEQEIELLRESMNNVKHVSFGKFSAYEGELAGKRTVLVLSGIGKVNAAVSTSWVIHQFTPDCVINTGSAGGLGKGLKVGDVVIGETVAHHDVDVTAFGYVRGQVPQLPAVFASDANLIRQAEKAAQVFEGAAVTQGLIVSGDRFVHSSEGVAEIRSHFPEVKAVEMEAAAIAQTCHQLEVPFVIIRAVSDSADEKADISFEEFLKTAAVSSAKMVTEIVKSL, encoded by the coding sequence ATGTCAGTACAAACAATTGCCGTGGTCGGCGCAATGGAACAGGAAATCGAGCTTTTGCGTGAAAGCATGAACAATGTCAAGCATGTGTCCTTCGGTAAATTTTCGGCTTATGAAGGCGAATTGGCCGGAAAACGCACGGTTTTGGTTTTGAGCGGTATCGGTAAGGTCAATGCGGCGGTTTCGACGTCTTGGGTCATTCATCAGTTTACCCCGGATTGCGTCATCAATACCGGCAGCGCAGGCGGTTTGGGTAAGGGCCTGAAGGTTGGCGATGTGGTTATTGGCGAAACTGTGGCGCATCATGATGTTGACGTAACGGCTTTTGGTTATGTTCGGGGGCAAGTGCCGCAACTTCCTGCCGTGTTCGCATCGGATGCAAACTTGATTCGCCAAGCAGAAAAGGCGGCGCAAGTGTTTGAAGGTGCGGCCGTAACGCAAGGTTTAATTGTCAGTGGCGACCGTTTTGTACACAGCAGCGAAGGTGTTGCGGAAATCCGCAGTCATTTCCCAGAAGTCAAAGCAGTGGAAATGGAAGCTGCGGCAATTGCGCAGACCTGTCACCAGTTGGAAGTGCCTTTTGTGATTATTCGCGCGGTATCCGATTCGGCAGATGAGAAAGCGGACATCAGCTTTGAAGAGTTTTTGAAAACGGCGGCCGTCAGCTCGGCGAAGATGGTGACCGAGATTGTCAAATCGCTATAA